The Panicum virgatum strain AP13 chromosome 6K, P.virgatum_v5, whole genome shotgun sequence nucleotide sequence TCTCTCAGGCGTCGTTTGGTAGGCGTCACAGGATGGATAGCCATAGTCTTGTACAATGGTAGCTTGGATACACCTGGCCAGTTTTCCTCATTTGGAGATCCACAGAGTTCAAATATTTTGGACAGCTGGTCTTGCTGAAACAATACACGAGTATCTGTCAAGGTTTCATGCACAAGTACTCAAGCTATACTTGAGGGAATTTTCTCAAATATTATAGAACAGCAAACCAGTTGGCATAGTTTCTACGAATTGGTAGTCAAAAATAATACAAGATCATAATATCAAGTTCTTAACATCCAATTTGTTTAAAATTGGTCCAAAGTACTGAACTTTGATAGATCAAAGAAACATATCTAATCTTTCAAAGATTGGTATAGCTAGCTGCATATTCTACGAAACTAATAAAGGGATACCAGTGGTAATGGAAAAGGGATGACAGTACAAAATAGGACAGATAGGGATCATCACACTAATCCAGTAATAACAACACACAGGAGCTAAAAGTTCAGTTTGTGCATGAAGACAAACCTAACTACATTCACATATaaagttcaaaattcaaaatctaGTAAATAATAGTTCACTGATTATATCGTAAATAGCACCAGGAGCAAGAGcagaagaaaagagagagaaacaaTAGACATCATACCTCGGTTCTGCCAGGAAACAATGGTTTTTTAAGCAAAAATTCAGCAAAAATGCAGCCAACAGACCAAATATCCACAGCTTCAGCATAATTTGTGGCACCAAGAAGTAACTCCGGGGGTCTATAATGATGACAAAGTTGTGTTGGCATAAGTGCGAAAAAAGTGGCCAAAATATGCTGGGCAAGAGAAATATGTCATGAGGCTATTTTCCTTATTCCTCATTCCACTTACCGGTACCACAAAGTGATGACATGATTTGTCAAAGTTCCTTCTCTAGTAAATGGCCTTGCAAGGCCAAAATCAGCGAGCTTCAAAAGCTTACCACCACTTATTAGAAGATTAGCCCCTAGAAACAAATAAGGAATTCTGAAATAAGAAAACAAATAAGGAATTCTGAAATAAGAATATCAGAGAGGTAAAGGTTGAATTTAAATCCAAATAGAGTAAACCTTTGATATCACGATGAAGTACATTATTGACATGGCAGTAGTGCAATCCTTTTAGCAGCTGGCCCATATAAACCTAAACAAATGGAATTTTGTCAGTGATACATTTTAAGAAGAGCAGCAATGACACATCTCCCTGTTAATTCTATTTTTTGAGTAAGTTCATTAGAGTACCTTGACTTGGGACGGGGTACTATGGTGCAATACTTTCTTCAAATCATGGTCCATGTATTCAAAAACCATGTAGATATCTCCCCTATACATCTGATTATTATCTGTATATGTTTAACACAGTTCACGGGATAAAATATATGCAGTCTAAATCAATTAAAAGGGCAAATAAATTAATCATCATGAACCACATAAATGAAGAATATAAGCAACCAAACAAAAGAGAACTTAGTGACGTACCAGATCCTCCTGTTCCATGTGCAGAAcctgagaaaattttaaaatggtTAACCAATGCCATAATACTCTATTGCATATCTAGAAATGATTTGATGAATATTTGTTACCAGGAGATACTACAATCTCTTTCAATCTGATGATGTTCTCATGATCCAGCTTTTTTAATAGTTTAATCTCACGCAAGATTTGGCGTGGAAACTACAGAGGCACTGAACAGTTTAGATGGCTCTACAATATGCTTGCAAATCATAAAAGGAATATTAATAGCTTTGTTGAGATCATAAAACTTACCCCTTCTTTGCCATCATCCAGTTTTATTTTCTTAAGTGCTGCTCTTTCCCCAGTAATAATATCCACAGCCTCAAACACCTCGCTGAGATTTGTAGGAAAAAGACATGGGAGTGACAGATTAGGCAGTTACAAAGATCATACATGCGTATATAATAGCAAAAGCTTTGCCAGCTTCAAGTTTGATGGTGATGAAATACAATCTATGGAAAGGATGGTGGACAActccttttattttattttctcatCAGAAAATGATACTAGCCATAAGAAAGAATACCAAAACTAGAAAGTTAGCATTTTTATTTCAGGGAGCTCAAGACACAATGGGAGATCATTATAGCCCACCTGATTCAGTGAGAACAGGATTCTAGAAAGGGCTATAGATTATTGTTAGTACAAAAATACTACCTTATGGCTCCTTTTAGTGAACCCTACAAATTTCTCAGAAAGTTTAGTTTTTGCATCTTCATACACCTTATATATCACACCAATGCATACTCATGTTTGCAATTGAAGTGCTTGCATCAAATACCCATTATAGatatagaaagaaaaaaaaagtagacaCACTTTAATTGTTTTCCAATGAATATATTAGACCCTCTAATAGGGAGGAGTTACAGTGGTCAACATAGTAGAGGGTAAGACAAGTTTAGATTTAAATATTCGAATAGAGCGGATGGGCCTCTAGCTGAACTGGTTAGGTGGCCCTAGTAGCACTCCTCAGATCCTAGGTTCGACTCCccatgggagcgaatttcaggctggggTTAAAAACATCCCCTTGTCTGTCCCACTCCAAAGCATAGGTCTATGGCCCGGCCCTGGTCGTTGGTCGCCTCACACGAGCTATGGTGCCGCTGTGtaagggtggggcaggggttcagGAGTTTTCTCGACCTGCGTGAGAAAGTCTTCTTAGCAAAATACGTGGGGGCTGTCTTACCCCCTACAGGTCGAGTTTTAAATACTCGAACAGAAAACTCAACCGACCAAGGAGGAACTAGGTGGCATTGTAAATAACAAGAAATAGGGAGCCAAATTCGTAACGAAGAGTACTTGAACTTTAGTGCCGGGGTGCACAACCACACCTCCCATCAATTGAGCTAGGCTCAGTTCCTAAAACATCCAAACATTGAGAGCATGCTTGATCTTTTGCTAGGCCAGGCTAGCTGAGCAAGAATTTCCCAGCCTAGCTGACCAAGGCTAGGTAAGGAAAGGTAGGGGAGTTTGGTTCTCCTGCTTACTACTCCAGATTccatcttcctcttctttccTTCAACCTCCTTGTCAAAAACCACTGCCACGCTGCCATATCGGCTATAATTGGCAATATAAACAACAATTACAAGGAGATGGGCTCATTACTTATCTCTAGTAACCATCACTGTGCATATGAACAAGTGGAAAGAATaaataaggaaaagaaaaggagaaaggaaatgCATTGTCCAAAGTCCATGAGCAATTGATCCATAACTCCAATTCTTTCAGGCAATCGGTCCAGTTAGCTTCTTTGAAGTCAACtaatttgcttttttttttgagaccacGATCGCTCCTTAGCCATGTGCCATCTGCCAGCACCCTAACATTATCCCTTCCACCTCCTCCCTTGCACTGTGATTAAAGGTCCCGTGGAAAAAGTTCCGCTGCGTACCCATTTTGGTTCATATTTGTGCTATAGGGCTTTCGGTTCAGTTCATGTTTTGAGGCCATGTGCTGCTACTGAGGTAACACTGCTCAAGAAGGCGGCCCGTTGCGTAGCCTTGCTCGTGCAGGAGAGCCTATTTGGCTCGTATGCACAGGCAAGGATACCATCTCCCAAGCGGGCAAGTTGCAAAGCGAAGCAGGTTTTAGAGGGCTACTGATCTGCGAAATACCGAGGCGGGACGCTCGTCAGGAACCAAGCATAAACTTGAGTTGGCGATTAATTGCAAAAGAATTCTTGCAATAAATTAGGATTCAGTATGAAtgtttaaatttcttttctgTTAAGTAAACTATGAATTTTTAGAGAGAAGAGGAAGGCTAAAGCGGTAAAGCCTAAAGGTTAAGGTAGAAACAGTTACGTCACTTACAAGAGTGAAAAACTCCTTCCAAGGCCAAAGGGAGAAAACACAATTATTGAACTATTATTTTTCCAGTGAAACAGCCAAAGAACCAAGTGGAGGGATACGGGCTAAACCCTAACAGTGCCTGTTCCTTAGCCTGAACTATTGCCCAGAGGTAAAACATCATTTACACAATAAAAGAAATATCGGTTCTTTCTTATCTACAGAAGGATTTGCATAGTTGTACCATGTCATCATGTAAACCTCGATGCCTCCAACTCTCCATCATAAGTTGTCAAAGCATTGGCCGAACAGGGTAACTGCACGATATATCTACATTATCTACCGAATGAAATGCTTGTGCTGGTCCTAAAGCGCTCCAAAATATTGATACAGGAATTCAGGAAACCTACTTTAACAGAAGGAGGCCTAGCTAAGAAAATCACAATGGAGAAAACAGCACCATCAGAATGTCTGGTAAGATGCAAGACGATGTAACTGTGTGATGTTGTAAGCATAATAAAAGTGAAATGTCTAGTGAAATGCATATAATCAGGTTAGTACCAAACAGTAGGAGATTATCATTCCTTTTATCAGATTAAAAAAATGGCATTACCTAACTGCAGTGTACACAGATTACAAGTTTCCAAGTTTGCTGTACATCAGAACTTAATCTACAATATCTTCCTAACAATTAAGGAGCCTGCAAAGGCATGCTGGCAGGAACACCTGGTGCCCAACAAGGAACCCTAAGAAATAGCTAAAGAAATCACCAAATGATTACAGCTTTAATGAGTCCCAATAACTCACGGCATCTAGGAcgaagcaacaaaagcaccgcTGATCCAAGCACTAGGGACGCCCTACACTACACAAAGCCTCCGCCGACAATTGGCTCCAACCGCGCCGTGAATCGTGCGACCACGGACCAAACGGATCATcaccactccgccgccgccgccgccgccgccgcccgtacgATCCCACAGCTACGCTACACACCATCCACGGCTCAATCGCGGCGCGCGGCTAACAATCCAGGCGGAGCTGGAAGGAATGTGGGAGGAATTCTAGCCGGCCAACCGCGTGCCGGAAGGGGATTTCGGTTCAGCTTCGCTTACCCGTAGGTGCCCTCGCCGATCTTGCGGATGCGCCTGTAGCAGTCGACGGTgcgcgcgccggcgggggcgtACTCGGCCAGGTTGAGCgcgcccagcggcgcctcctGGCCGGCCATCGCCGGCGGAGGCCTCTGCGGTGCCCGCGGGACTTGCAACTGCTCCGCTGGAGCCTCCGGGTGCTTGGGCAGCAGGGGGAAGCGACGGCAGGACGCGGAGGCAGCGGAAGAAGCCCCAGGAGAGTGTCCGATGAAAGTCAAAGACCAGCCGGTTTGTTCCTTCGTGGGCCTGGGCTTGGGCCGCCGCGCCGTCATGACGGCCACAGCCCGTTTAGCCGCAATTTGCCGAAAATGTGCAAAGGTTGAATTTTTTTGGCTGAAATTTTCCTAGGCTCCAAATGAGCCTGCCCCATATGTATACTAGGTAGTGCGCGCTACGCTGCGCCTAGACTGGCTCGTGGAGTCTGCGGCAGGAGGCAGGCCCACACACAAAGGGCGAGGAGAGGCCGGCGCGCAGCGGAGCCGGTGGGGAAAAAATGGGATGGACACGGGGTCCATGGGAGCCCCCGTGCGACCCCATCTCCGATTGACGCCACCAGCCCACGAACTAAATCAGACGGTGACAGCTTCTGGGCGGGagggagccgagccgagcctttCCTGCCCCGCGAGGGAGGGAGCCGAGCCTGGTAGCCGTGACCTGGGTGCAGGTGAGCCATTGCTGAGAGATGAGGACGATTTGCCTGTGCCTTCTGCTCCCTTCGCGATCCTCCTGCGCCCTTCGCGACCCCCCTGCTCCGCCCTACATTGTGCTGCTCACACAGCAACCAGCAGGCAGTGCTCCATCTTCCCGAGCAGTACATCGCCACCGCCTCCGAGCAGACCACCGGCGTCTCCTCCCGGCCAAGATTCCGGCCACCTTGCTGAAGATCCCCGGCCGCCGATAAACCCGGCGAACGGAaccccctccgcctcctcttcGTTTCCCCCCACTCACTCGAGTCCCTCATGTAATAAATCGGCGGCAATTTGGAGCACCAGAACCACCGTCAGCCATGGATGTGGAAGATGTGGAGGCGAGCCGAGCGAGCGAGCGCAGGCGGAAGCCGAGCGGGCGCCTTGCGCGGAAGCACGCGGGAGCCGAACGGCAGCAGGCGTCGGATTGAAAAGGCAGACATCGGGCGTGGGGGTGCACGAGAGCGCCCCTGGACGCGGAGTCCATCGAATTTTTTTCCCGAGGCGGTGCGGCAGCAGGGCTGCCCACACGCAGCAGGCGACGCGCGGGCCCCACGAAATGACGGAACGATGAATCGATGAGCCGCGTCGGGCGTCCTCTCCCGGCACGTGTCGCCCAGGGAGCAGCTGAGCGCTCCGTCGCTCCCCCTCCAGGCCGCATAGTATATAGAGTACTAGGATGAGCTACGCGCTTTGCCGCGCCCGTGAAGTTATGTATCAAGAGCAATTAGGTTTAAGAGTGAAAATGGGATAGGACTGGCCTAACCTGAGGTGTGCGTAGCATCGTAACACAAAGTATACATATGAATCAACTAAGGTGctgtttggctccaggacttttttcaaaagtcccaatcacatcaaaaggaattttactattttataatattaaataaaatctgtttataaatattttttgacagctgagtgctttttcgcgagacgaatctaatgagcctaattaattaataatttgctacaatgatgctacagtacccattcgctaatcatagattaggatacctcattagattcgtctcgcagtttagccccagggttctgcagttagttttataattaacatttatttaatacttctaaatactaaaaagttccagggacttaaaaaaagtccctggaaccaaacaacccctaagACTATAGATCATACCcataatttttttagataaaaaaTAACTTATACCGATTTTCTATGCTGGAAGATTTCTTTATAGAGGGTACTTAGACCTTGGGTGGTATCATATATTGCTTCatagcaagaaaaaaaataaacaggAGGCTTCCTATTTGTAGTTACATACATAATTGAAATATACTATTTTGAAGTTGAAGCATTATATTTTAGAGTCAATCTTCATGCTATTCAACTCGAAAAATGGTGCAAACATCCTAGTAGGAATGATTGGTCCCCCACTTGAAAGGATGACCTTCCCGGGTGAGAAATAATGGCAAGGCATCGTAGGGACAATAATCAATTGATTATTATATGATGTTCAGGTAGGGGCTTTCCCCCTCctgttctttcaaaaaaatttatacgaTGTTCAGACCAATCTTCAGTGGGAGTTTCACAAGGTGGTTCAAagctattattttttatatcacACGTCTACAAATTTGCTGACATGGTAATCACTACTAGAGAACGAGCCTTCGGTCCAGGCTAAAAGTAACAGCTGTCATTGCAACCAATAACTCGAGGTGTCCAAAAAAAACTTTTGGTACCGGGTAGTAGCACAACCCGGTATCAATGATTAAGAATCAGCACCGGACGATGCCACTACCCGAGACCAATGAAAATAGTACCGGGTGACAGCACGCACCGGTACCAAAGACATGAGCATTGACACCGGTTGAAACAAACAACCGGTACCCAAAAAAGATGGCCGAACTCTCTCCCTCGATATTTTAAGTACATGGCCATCAGCTCATCTCTCTTATCTCTTACACTCTCGTTCTCCACCTCTCGTTCTCATCAGTTCTCTCTTATCCAAGCAGCTAGCCCAACGAAAAATCTGTGGAGCGGGAGCCGGCCATGGGGCGCGcgggccgctcgccgccgccgcccgccgccgtcgcggtggGGCGTgcgaggcggccgccgccgtctcggTGGGGCGTgcgaggcggccgccgccgccgccgcagccgaggGGCGCGAGGGCCGctagccgccggcgccggcgccggcgccgtggggcgcgcgagccggccgccggcgccaacGCTGCGTGTCTGCGGGGCTGGCCGGGAGCCGGCCGTGGGGGACAGGCACGCGCTCAGGTGCCTGGAGGCCGGTTCGGGGGGCAGGACCAGAAGGGGAGCCTGACGCGCCGtagcttcctctgctccaactctgccttgccgccgccggtgccggtcCGCCGCTTCCCGCCGCCGCGTTGCAGATCCTTTGGTGCCTTCGGTGAGCTCCCGCTGCAGAGCATCTACTAATGGAGGGAGCGTTTCATCTTTATGAAAGGGATCATCTTCTCGTCCACGTAGCTGAGGATGATGTGTTCGTGGTGGGCGACCTCTGATGAGCTTCCTCTTCATCCCCTCGGTTTGGTTCCTGGTTGTTGGTGTTTTGGTGTTGCGGCTCTCAAGAGCTTTTTTCTGAAATAGAGATGTATGGATTGTATGGATTGCATCTATTTTGTGAACAATTATTTGAACAATTTGTGAGATCTATGAGTATTGTGTATTGGTGGATTCAATATTTTGTGTTTAATTCATTTGAATGAATCGTTGGTACTGAGAGAGGATGGGGAACGAGAGAGGATGGGGAATGGGGAACGGACGGGAGAGGATGGTGGAACGGGGAACGGACGTAGCGggctttggtaccggttggtattccaaccggtactaaaagagGTCATAGGCACCGGGTGATTTACCCGGTGATAAAGGCCGACTCTATTGGTCTCACTTTGCTAGCACCGGTTGGAGAACCGGTACTGAAGTCTgttttcaaccggtgctaagagctctttttctagtagtgtaaggTCACtatgcagagagagagagagttttaTGAGATGAGATAGGAGTTTCTTTCCATGATATTCATCCACTTCAGTTACTAAATTTTCAGTAACATGTCTTGCCTATACCAATACCCTGATAGCGGTGTAAAAGGTCTTCTACCACCTGTCTGGCTCTCTTGCTGTAGGCTTCGTACAGAGGCGAACGACAGCAAAAATGGTAGAGACACTAACATCCTACACGATGACCGGATTAGTTCGATCGCGGGGATACTCCAACACCGAGGCAGCAGCCTGCAAAACGGGCCATATATGACCACAACAAAACGTGAACAGACATGTCAGGCAGCAGAGGACGGTAAAAAAAAAGGTTAGGGCACATGGCAGCAGCTAACGGCAGGATGACTCCCGTACCTCCTTTTTCCTCAGGATAAATATTTGTCATCTATCCATCTAGGCTTCGGTTTGGGGACGGGGATTGATACGCTTGTGTGGGCTATGAATGCTTTGAGGGGTGGCACTGGCAGTCTGGCACGCAAAGCGTCTACCCCCAAAATCTTGACCAGACATG carries:
- the LOC120712536 gene encoding cyclin-dependent kinase C-3 isoform X1, with amino-acid sequence MAGQEAPLGALNLAEYAPAGARTVDCYRRIRKIGEGTYGEVFEAVDIITGERAALKKIKLDDGKEGFPRQILREIKLLKKLDHENIIRLKEIVVSPGSAHGTGGSDNNQMYRGDIYMVFEYMDHDLKKVLHHSTPSQVKVYMGQLLKGLHYCHVNNVLHRDIKGANLLISGGKLLKLADFGLARPFTREGTLTNHVITLWYRPPELLLGATNYAEAVDIWSVGCIFAEFLLKKPLFPGRTEQDQLSKIFELCGSPNEENWPGVSKLPLYKTMAIHPVTPTKRRLRDMLQNFDCHAVDLIERMLILNPTQRISAQDALAAAYFIN
- the LOC120712536 gene encoding cyclin-dependent kinase C-3 isoform X2 — translated: MMTCEVFEAVDIITGERAALKKIKLDDGKEGFPRQILREIKLLKKLDHENIIRLKEIVVSPGSAHGTGGSDNNQMYRGDIYMVFEYMDHDLKKVLHHSTPSQVKVYMGQLLKGLHYCHVNNVLHRDIKGANLLISGGKLLKLADFGLARPFTREGTLTNHVITLWYRPPELLLGATNYAEAVDIWSVGCIFAEFLLKKPLFPGRTEQDQLSKIFELCGSPNEENWPGVSKLPLYKTMAIHPVTPTKRRLRDMLQNFDCHAVDLIERMLILNPTQRISAQDALAAAYFIN